The stretch of DNA GCAGAATCGACGTGCGGGGCGGGCATGAAGTTTCCGGGACCTACCAAGAACTTCCCTTCTACCTGGGCATACAGGCGCAGTTTCACCGTGTAGGCGCCGTAGTTCTTCGTGCCGGGCACCGCGGCGATGCGGTCGGCCACTTCCTTTTGCACCATGACCGTGGCCGACGTCATAAAGTCGAAGCGCTCGAAGTAGTCCAGGATGAGCGTCGCGGCCACGCCGTAAGGCAGGTTGGCGACGAACTTCGACGGCAGCGCGTCGGCGGCTTCGGAAGGATCGTCCGCCGCCGGCCGCGACGCGTTCGCCGCAGCGGCCTCGCGCAGCCGGTCAGCCGTAAGATCGAGGGCATCGCCGCTGATGAGCGTGAAGCGGTCGGCGAACGTGCCGCACGTCTGTGCAAGCACCGGCACCAGGTCGTCGTCGCGCTCAACCGCCACGACGCGGGCGCCAGCCTGCAAAAGGCCCAGCGCAAGCGTGCCAATGCCGGGACCGACTTCCAGCACCGCATCGTTCGGACGGATGCCGGCAAGCGCGAGGATCTTCTTGACGACATCGTTATTGACCAGGAAGTTTTGCCCCAGGGCGTACTTT from Xiamenia xianingshaonis encodes:
- the rsmA gene encoding 16S rRNA (adenine(1518)-N(6)/adenine(1519)-N(6))-dimethyltransferase RsmA, whose amino-acid sequence is MADQRDVLTGSAERGAGVGAVRGETDVAAAPQAGEGGTPSGSPLANPKTTRAVLEAFGLSAKYALGQNFLVNNDVVKKILALAGIRPNDAVLEVGPGIGTLALGLLQAGARVVAVERDDDLVPVLAQTCGTFADRFTLISGDALDLTADRLREAAAANASRPAADDPSEAADALPSKFVANLPYGVAATLILDYFERFDFMTSATVMVQKEVADRIAAVPGTKNYGAYTVKLRLYAQVEGKFLVGPGNFMPAPHVDSAVVRLVRRQLCDEKGTLVPPEDVRVAALLADAAFASRRKTLANSCKTFFSGRGAAGKHVAAQLSRVFEAAAIDPRRRGETLDCEEFLRLGRAYRAVVEA